Within the Anaerolineae bacterium genome, the region TTGGCTCGCTGAAGAGTCCGTCTACGCGTTGGAGCAGACAGTATGAAGGTGAAGTTTCTGGCTGAGAGAGGGTTTTGTCTTGCTAACCCATGATCTTGATTTTGGCGAACTTGTTGCTGCAAGCGGCGCTCGACTCCCAAGTGTTGTTGTGTTTCGGTTGCGAAATATGCGTCCCCAA harbors:
- a CDS encoding DUF5615 family PIN-like protein, whose translation is MREGFVLLTHDLDFGELVAASGARLPSVVVFRLRNMRPQ